A part of Tardiphaga sp. vice304 genomic DNA contains:
- a CDS encoding succinate dehydrogenase/fumarate reductase iron-sulfur subunit, which produces MSDTITPTKTIELRVLRYRPASDEEPVFVSYKVPYTDDMSVLQALQTIKDTQDGTLSFRWSCRMAICGSCGMMVNGEPMLACNTFVRDLPGGVATVEPLQNFPIERDLVVSVGDFVKKIESIYPFIIPKAEKRIEDGAYLQTPAQMAAYESFSDCINCMLCYAACPQFGANPDFIGPGAMAMLQRYNSDSRDGGKQLRLDQIHGEDGVWSCTAVGICSDVCPKSVDPANAVNQNKTNSALDFFLHAVRSGAPS; this is translated from the coding sequence GTCCGGCCTCCGACGAGGAGCCGGTGTTCGTCAGCTACAAGGTGCCGTACACCGACGACATGTCGGTGCTGCAGGCGCTGCAGACCATCAAGGACACCCAGGACGGCACGCTGTCGTTCCGCTGGTCGTGCCGGATGGCGATCTGCGGCAGCTGCGGCATGATGGTGAACGGCGAGCCGATGCTGGCCTGCAACACCTTCGTGCGCGATCTGCCCGGCGGCGTGGCGACCGTCGAGCCGTTGCAGAACTTCCCGATCGAGCGCGACCTCGTGGTGTCGGTCGGCGATTTCGTCAAGAAGATCGAGAGCATCTATCCCTTCATCATTCCGAAGGCCGAGAAGCGGATCGAGGACGGCGCCTATCTGCAGACGCCGGCGCAGATGGCTGCCTATGAATCCTTCAGCGACTGCATCAACTGCATGCTGTGCTACGCGGCGTGCCCGCAATTCGGCGCCAATCCCGACTTCATCGGGCCGGGCGCGATGGCCATGCTGCAACGCTACAACAGCGACTCGCGCGACGGCGGCAAGCAGTTGCGGCTCGACCAGATCCATGGCGAGGACGGCGTGTGGTCGTGCACCGCGGTCGGCATCTGCTCGGACGTCTGCCCGAAGTCGGTCGATCCCGCCAATGCCGTCAACCAGAACAAGACCAACAGCGCGCTCGACTTCTTCCTGCACGCGGTGCGATCGGGAGCCCCGTCATGA
- a CDS encoding fumarate reductase subunit C: MSERRPYHRVQPRNWWAQKPYRAYTLRELTGVGVALYGAILLAGLVCLWRGPAAFEAYRQWATSNGALLLHLVLLAVMLWHVMTWFQILPKTMPKLILGGHLVAPSTMTAVALAFAVACSIGLLVVVIIIGALS; this comes from the coding sequence ATGAGCGAGCGTCGTCCGTATCACCGCGTCCAGCCGCGTAACTGGTGGGCGCAGAAGCCCTATCGCGCCTATACGCTGCGCGAACTGACCGGCGTCGGCGTCGCACTTTATGGCGCGATCCTGCTCGCAGGCCTCGTCTGTCTGTGGCGCGGCCCCGCGGCCTTTGAGGCCTATCGCCAGTGGGCCACCAGCAATGGCGCGTTGCTGCTGCATCTGGTGCTGCTCGCCGTGATGCTCTGGCATGTCATGACCTGGTTCCAGATCCTGCCGAAGACGATGCCGAAACTGATCCTCGGCGGCCACCTCGTTGCGCCATCGACCATGACCGCGGTGGCACTGGCTTTCGCGGTCGCCTGTTCGATCGGCCTGCTTGTCGTGGTCATCATCATCGGAGCGCTGTCGTGA
- the rquA gene encoding rhodoquinone biosynthesis methyltransferase RquA, which yields MLDITSGELAAKPVPAYLRDVYTWAYLTPWLTHILDRQVVVQAILWGNAQRLIDDVLAAVKPGDRIFQPAAVYGNFSRQIAEQIGRRGRLEVRDIAPLQVELTRDKLLGLSQANVARGDAADPEQREFDVVTCFFLLHEVPDDVKLQIVPAMLKLVRPGGRVIFVDYHKPNRWHPLKPLMHQVFTWLEPFALAMWSKEIEQYAGPVAGGFRWSKRTRFNGMYQVVIAERSA from the coding sequence GTGCTTGATATCACTTCCGGAGAACTGGCCGCCAAGCCTGTTCCCGCCTATCTGCGCGATGTCTACACCTGGGCCTATCTGACGCCGTGGCTCACCCATATCCTCGATCGGCAAGTCGTGGTTCAGGCCATTCTGTGGGGCAACGCGCAGCGCCTGATCGACGACGTGCTGGCGGCGGTGAAGCCCGGCGACCGGATTTTCCAGCCGGCAGCCGTCTACGGCAACTTCTCCCGCCAGATCGCCGAACAGATCGGCCGCCGCGGCCGTCTTGAAGTGCGCGATATCGCACCGCTGCAGGTCGAGCTGACGCGCGACAAGCTGCTGGGCCTGTCGCAAGCCAATGTCGCGCGCGGCGATGCCGCCGACCCCGAGCAAAGGGAGTTCGACGTCGTGACGTGCTTCTTCCTGCTCCATGAGGTGCCCGACGACGTCAAGCTGCAGATCGTCCCGGCGATGCTGAAGCTGGTGAGGCCAGGGGGGCGGGTCATCTTCGTCGATTATCACAAGCCGAACCGCTGGCATCCGCTGAAACCGCTAATGCATCAGGTGTTCACCTGGCTCGAACCGTTTGCGCTGGCGATGTGGTCGAAGGAGATCGAGCAATACGCCGGACCGGTCGCGGGCGGCTTCCGCTGGAGCAAGCGCACGCGCTTCAACGGCATGTATCAGGTGGTGATCGCGGAGCGCTCCGCTTAG
- the frdD gene encoding fumarate reductase subunit FrdD: MKQTTLVRPAPKRTNAPVFWLLFGAGGMLSALFGPALIVITGFMMPRGWGLPANFADYDHVLAFAQNPFAKLVLLAVIALFFWHGAERIFLTLKDMRAGPLSILRLMTYGVAAVLTLAAAVVLLGIGF; this comes from the coding sequence GTGAAACAGACCACCCTTGTTCGGCCCGCGCCGAAACGTACCAACGCCCCGGTGTTCTGGCTGCTGTTCGGCGCCGGCGGCATGCTGTCGGCGCTGTTCGGCCCGGCGCTGATCGTCATCACCGGATTCATGATGCCGCGCGGCTGGGGACTGCCAGCCAATTTTGCGGACTATGACCACGTATTGGCATTCGCGCAGAATCCGTTCGCCAAGCTCGTGCTGCTGGCGGTGATCGCGCTGTTCTTCTGGCATGGCGCGGAGCGGATATTCCTGACCCTCAAGGACATGCGCGCCGGCCCTCTCTCCATACTGCGACTGATGACGTACGGCGTCGCTGCCGTGCTGACGCTGGCGGCGGCCGTCGTCCTGCTGGGCATCGGATTTTGA